The following are from one region of the Candidatus Cloacimonadaceae bacterium genome:
- a CDS encoding DEAD/DEAH box helicase family protein, giving the protein MTSGKNEIHEQLRKAFIRIGEFERENAQLKNKLITHEKENATHDAQTSYLTGENGINQPKNELSIPDSPASVNSSSTPEKKVTLFKNLFRGREDVFAMRWTGKDNKSGYSPACINDWKLGVCGKYKKIACANCENRKMIPLEIRQLYRHLKGEIVIGVYPLLDDDTCFFLAFDFDKKEWREDVLALMETCSVYTIPAYVEKSRSGNGAHVWVFFEDAVAASSARKFGTALLTATMERRHQIGLDSYDRIFPNQDTMPKGGFGNLIALPLQKQAREHGNSMFVDESLKPLEDQWKHLAHIEKLTQQRLSDLLKALSANHSPIGKLVASTEEELPPWEKAPPDRDGYGVLPSQVKIVFSNMVYIEKESLPPKLLNRIIRLAAFQNPEFYRAQAMRMPIYNIPRIISLSSESDKYLAVPRGCKEDLTKLFDQLHIEPLIKDQRNAGTKLEVHFMGKLSPEQVLAGKTLLEHESGILSATTAFGKTVVAIWMIAQRQTSTLIVVHRRQLMQQWIERLKCFLADAEVGEIGGGKEKRTMKIDVAIIQSLYHERKVKEYVQDYGMVIVDECHHISAFSFEQVLKEAQAKYVYGFTATPIRKDGQHPIVTMQCGPIRYRVDSKSQLAFRAFSHKVIVRYTNFKMPDHLISADPKITDIYQALVDDRARNDLILDDIITAIVARRSPLILTERTAHVEFFAEKLAGFSKHVISLRGGMGRKQLMVVMDKIHSIPDCEERVIIATGKYIGEGFDDSRLDTLFLTMPISWKGTLQQYAGRLHRTHDNKTEVIIYDYVDREEPVLAAMYRKRIKGYAGMGYKITEDCN; this is encoded by the coding sequence ATGACATCTGGTAAGAATGAGATACATGAGCAATTGAGAAAAGCCTTCATCAGGATTGGTGAATTTGAGAGAGAAAACGCACAACTAAAGAACAAACTCATCACGCACGAGAAAGAGAATGCAACTCATGACGCACAAACATCGTATCTGACGGGAGAAAATGGCATTAACCAACCTAAAAATGAATTGAGTATCCCTGATTCACCGGCATCGGTCAATAGCTCTTCAACTCCGGAAAAGAAAGTTACTTTGTTCAAAAACCTGTTTCGCGGCAGAGAAGACGTGTTTGCTATGCGGTGGACAGGCAAGGACAACAAATCAGGATACTCTCCAGCCTGTATCAATGACTGGAAACTTGGGGTCTGTGGGAAATACAAGAAAATTGCTTGCGCCAATTGCGAAAATAGAAAGATGATTCCGCTGGAAATAAGGCAGCTATACCGACATCTGAAGGGCGAGATTGTGATAGGAGTTTATCCCTTGCTGGACGATGATACCTGTTTCTTCCTCGCCTTTGACTTCGATAAAAAGGAGTGGAGGGAAGACGTGCTTGCTCTGATGGAAACTTGCTCAGTTTATACAATACCGGCTTACGTCGAAAAGTCCCGATCGGGCAATGGAGCACACGTTTGGGTATTCTTTGAAGATGCCGTGGCAGCATCGTCTGCAAGGAAGTTTGGCACTGCACTCTTGACCGCGACAATGGAACGGAGGCATCAAATCGGACTTGATTCCTATGACAGGATTTTCCCAAATCAAGATACAATGCCCAAGGGAGGATTTGGAAACCTCATCGCGCTGCCTTTACAGAAACAAGCCAGAGAACATGGGAACAGCATGTTTGTTGACGAGAGTTTGAAGCCGCTTGAAGATCAGTGGAAGCACTTGGCTCATATTGAGAAGCTCACTCAACAGAGATTGAGTGACTTACTTAAAGCGTTATCTGCGAATCACAGTCCGATCGGCAAACTTGTAGCATCAACCGAGGAAGAGCTGCCTCCCTGGGAGAAAGCACCCCCTGATAGAGATGGTTACGGCGTTTTACCATCACAGGTAAAGATTGTTTTCAGCAACATGGTCTATATCGAAAAAGAATCATTGCCGCCAAAGCTATTGAATCGGATCATCAGACTCGCGGCTTTTCAGAATCCGGAGTTTTATCGGGCTCAGGCGATGAGGATGCCGATCTACAATATCCCCAGAATCATTAGTTTATCCAGCGAAAGCGATAAATACTTGGCTGTCCCCAGAGGCTGCAAAGAAGATTTGACCAAGCTGTTCGACCAATTACATATCGAACCATTGATCAAAGATCAAAGAAATGCCGGCACAAAACTTGAGGTTCATTTCATGGGCAAGCTAAGCCCGGAGCAAGTGTTGGCAGGTAAAACGCTACTCGAACACGAGAGTGGAATACTCTCTGCCACCACCGCCTTTGGCAAGACAGTTGTAGCAATCTGGATGATTGCTCAGAGGCAGACAAGTACTCTGATTGTAGTTCATAGACGCCAATTGATGCAGCAGTGGATAGAGAGATTGAAGTGTTTCCTTGCAGATGCTGAAGTAGGCGAGATTGGAGGGGGCAAGGAAAAGAGAACAATGAAGATAGACGTAGCGATCATCCAAAGCCTTTATCATGAGCGCAAAGTGAAGGAATACGTTCAGGACTATGGCATGGTGATTGTAGATGAATGTCACCATATTTCTGCCTTCAGCTTTGAGCAAGTTCTCAAGGAAGCCCAAGCAAAATATGTGTATGGTTTTACAGCCACCCCGATCCGCAAAGACGGTCAGCATCCGATAGTTACGATGCAATGCGGTCCTATCCGCTATAGGGTTGATTCGAAATCTCAGCTTGCATTCAGAGCCTTTAGCCATAAAGTGATAGTGCGTTATACAAACTTCAAAATGCCAGATCATCTGATCAGCGCAGACCCCAAGATCACGGACATCTATCAGGCATTGGTTGATGACCGCGCAAGAAATGATCTGATCCTTGACGACATCATCACTGCCATTGTTGCCCGCAGAAGTCCATTAATTCTTACTGAACGCACCGCTCATGTTGAATTCTTTGCCGAGAAACTTGCGGGGTTTTCGAAGCATGTCATCTCGCTGAGAGGAGGTATGGGCAGAAAACAGCTCATGGTAGTGATGGATAAGATTCACTCCATTCCGGACTGTGAGGAAAGGGTGATCATTGCGACAGGTAAATACATTGGAGAGGGTTTTGATGACAGCAGGCTGGATACGCTGTTTCTGACAATGCCCATATCCTGGAAAGGAACCCTGCAGCAGTATGCCGGACGGCTACACAGAACTCACGACAATAAAACCGAAGTCATAATCTACGATTACGTTGATCGGGAGGAGCCGGTGTTAGCTGCTATGTATAGAAAGAGGATAAAGGGTTATGCGGGGATGGGGTATAAAATAACCGAGGACTGTAACTAA
- a CDS encoding AAA family ATPase: MRIQKLRFKNLNSLAGEWEIDFSHKVFTESGIFAITGPTGAGKSTILDAICLALYGETPRLSRISKGTNELMSRRTGDCFAEVEFNTNKGSFRCYWSQKRARNKPGGELQQPKHDISDVGTGKLLEEKTTQVKAKVEEVTGMDFTRFTRSMLLAQGGFDAFLKADVNERSSILEEITGTDIYSEISIEVYNRKNALQNEHKELLAALGSIQLLSSEECVELQDSLTQSKQAEKKMKESQIEIAAKLKWAENIERLKSEIRTQENRLKDVEKEIHIFAPDREKLDKARRALPLRPDLQEIESWRYRLQEVIKEQTELQEKETNLIAEQTKLKPELEKRQVSLKQAEAQNPDKQKLFNNIRQLDSGIKVQKKSVAVQKADLKSRIKKLNELGKEMAQLEQEIMDMEKEQDRAEKYLTEHPEDAELMSSLKALVNQFEQLRTIQKDIIKYREKCQKAGTTVKQAELNKIQEQIGSVEEELRKLNIALDSAGKGLTELLSANTLAEYRSLLQAANRRATALGALRASYESHGKAQVKHEQTEAAISKDKISLAQLEAELQGLNKDKETADAMVQDSMEKLRHTNKILDLNDERIKLQENTPCPLCGSTVHPFATAELPDTDLQETALEQAQVGLKSIESKIRKLEKLHGETAARHKLNQQSQKESNVESMGKYLAEKSAQLGIVDVSDAILEELQEQNSKYIETLESLIKQAERLHTKQGELQKKKLELQTQLDAQKEKRRKTELEFQSIKEQFVQCSTTLKELHDSEFTQRKKLTEELTPFGLVLDGQYDPQLLIPILETKKNTWEQSISRAKSLQTGIQKLRAVLNGKKQLSNSQQQEIDTIKASQKRMEKELKDNTENRYRLLGNTSVEEVETDWQKELMNLRTDLRESELLSEQKATLIHSNEEQARKSAKLIAKLSPALQKAEESFLKGLQKNGFTGIEEFLACLIDQDNLNELQQREESLTSKQKRINAQISENSIMLKAEQGKKLSEIEWTELQNEANDCQSRIDSANRERGALETKLNENSKQLRTHVEQIRKINTHNEVLNRWEKMYELIGSADGKKYRTFAQGITFELLIAHANVQLQKLSDRYLLINSDNAPLDLYIIDDYQAGEIRTVKNLSGGESFIVSLALALGLSKMSSKNVSIDSLFLDEGFGSLDEDSLEIAMENLAALNNEGKLIGIISHVAAIKDRITNQIQVIPQAGGVSQLKGIGCRAIADAN, encoded by the coding sequence ATGAGGATCCAAAAACTGAGATTTAAGAATCTGAATTCGCTGGCAGGGGAATGGGAAATCGACTTTTCCCACAAGGTTTTCACCGAAAGCGGGATATTTGCCATCACCGGACCCACAGGAGCCGGGAAATCAACCATCCTGGACGCTATCTGTTTGGCCTTGTATGGCGAAACTCCGCGCTTGAGCAGGATCAGCAAGGGCACGAACGAACTGATGTCCCGCCGGACCGGAGACTGTTTTGCTGAAGTGGAATTTAACACCAATAAAGGCAGTTTCCGGTGTTATTGGAGCCAGAAACGCGCACGCAACAAACCTGGCGGCGAACTACAACAGCCCAAGCACGATATCTCAGACGTAGGAACTGGCAAGCTGCTGGAGGAAAAAACCACCCAAGTGAAGGCCAAGGTCGAAGAGGTCACCGGCATGGATTTTACTCGTTTCACGCGGTCCATGCTGCTGGCACAAGGAGGTTTTGACGCCTTTCTGAAGGCAGATGTCAACGAACGTTCTTCAATCCTGGAAGAGATCACGGGAACCGATATCTACAGCGAAATATCCATAGAAGTGTATAATCGGAAAAACGCACTGCAGAACGAGCACAAAGAACTGCTTGCCGCCTTGGGGTCCATACAACTGCTCAGCAGCGAAGAATGCGTGGAACTGCAGGACAGTCTGACGCAGTCCAAGCAGGCAGAAAAAAAAATGAAAGAAAGCCAAATAGAGATCGCCGCCAAGCTAAAATGGGCGGAAAACATCGAGCGCCTGAAAAGTGAGATTAGGACACAAGAAAACCGCCTGAAAGATGTTGAGAAAGAGATCCATATATTCGCACCGGATCGTGAAAAGCTAGATAAAGCGCGCCGGGCGCTACCTTTGAGACCGGATTTACAGGAAATCGAATCCTGGCGGTACCGCTTGCAGGAAGTAATAAAGGAACAGACTGAACTTCAGGAAAAGGAAACCAATCTGATAGCTGAACAGACAAAGTTAAAACCCGAATTGGAGAAACGGCAAGTAAGTCTCAAACAAGCGGAAGCGCAGAATCCGGACAAGCAAAAGCTGTTCAACAATATCCGCCAGTTGGATAGCGGGATTAAAGTACAGAAAAAGAGCGTCGCAGTGCAGAAAGCGGATCTCAAATCCAGAATCAAAAAGCTTAATGAACTCGGAAAAGAGATGGCTCAACTCGAGCAGGAAATCATGGACATGGAAAAGGAACAAGATAGAGCAGAAAAATATCTCACTGAACACCCCGAGGATGCTGAATTGATGTCCTCGCTCAAAGCCCTGGTAAACCAATTTGAACAGCTGCGGACAATTCAGAAGGATATTATTAAGTATCGGGAAAAGTGTCAAAAAGCCGGTACGACCGTCAAACAGGCGGAATTGAACAAGATACAAGAGCAGATCGGATCCGTTGAAGAGGAACTGCGTAAGCTGAATATAGCACTTGATTCGGCGGGCAAAGGGCTTACCGAACTCCTATCCGCAAATACCCTGGCGGAATACAGGTCGCTGCTGCAGGCGGCGAACCGGAGGGCAACGGCTCTGGGCGCGCTACGCGCCAGCTATGAAAGCCACGGGAAAGCGCAGGTCAAACACGAACAGACAGAAGCCGCGATTTCCAAGGACAAGATAAGCTTAGCCCAGCTTGAAGCTGAACTTCAGGGATTAAACAAAGACAAAGAGACAGCTGATGCAATGGTGCAGGATAGTATGGAGAAGCTGAGGCACACCAACAAGATACTGGACCTTAACGATGAACGCATAAAGCTGCAGGAAAACACACCCTGTCCCCTCTGCGGTTCAACCGTGCATCCCTTTGCCACAGCGGAATTACCGGATACAGACCTACAGGAAACGGCCCTGGAGCAGGCTCAAGTCGGATTGAAATCCATCGAGTCAAAGATCAGGAAACTGGAAAAACTGCATGGTGAGACCGCGGCCAGGCATAAGCTGAATCAGCAATCCCAGAAGGAAAGCAACGTGGAATCTATGGGCAAGTATCTGGCGGAAAAAAGCGCGCAATTGGGAATCGTGGATGTATCGGATGCTATTCTGGAAGAATTACAAGAACAGAATAGCAAGTATATTGAAACCCTGGAATCGTTGATCAAACAGGCTGAAAGACTGCATACCAAACAGGGTGAACTACAGAAAAAGAAACTTGAGTTACAGACGCAACTGGACGCGCAGAAAGAGAAACGCAGGAAAACCGAGCTAGAGTTTCAGTCGATCAAGGAACAATTTGTCCAATGCTCCACCACACTCAAGGAGCTACATGACAGCGAATTTACCCAGCGTAAGAAACTCACGGAGGAGTTAACGCCATTCGGGTTGGTACTGGACGGACAGTATGATCCACAACTGCTCATCCCCATTTTGGAAACCAAAAAAAATACCTGGGAGCAAAGCATTTCCCGGGCAAAAAGCCTCCAGACCGGGATCCAAAAACTGAGGGCAGTATTAAATGGCAAAAAGCAATTGTCGAACAGCCAGCAACAGGAGATCGATACTATCAAGGCAAGCCAAAAGCGGATGGAAAAGGAATTGAAGGACAATACGGAGAACAGATACCGGCTGCTCGGAAATACCAGCGTTGAGGAGGTTGAAACGGACTGGCAGAAGGAACTGATGAATTTGAGGACAGATCTAAGGGAATCGGAATTGTTAAGCGAACAAAAAGCCACGCTGATTCATTCCAACGAAGAGCAAGCGCGGAAATCAGCCAAACTGATCGCTAAGCTGTCTCCAGCACTGCAAAAGGCAGAAGAAAGCTTTCTCAAGGGTCTGCAAAAGAATGGCTTTACCGGGATCGAAGAATTCCTGGCATGTCTCATCGACCAAGACAACCTTAACGAGCTTCAGCAGAGAGAGGAGTCGCTAACTTCAAAACAGAAAAGGATTAACGCTCAGATCTCCGAAAACTCCATTATGTTAAAAGCGGAACAGGGGAAAAAGCTTTCCGAAATAGAATGGACAGAATTGCAGAACGAAGCAAACGATTGCCAGTCCAGAATAGACAGTGCTAACAGGGAGCGTGGTGCTCTGGAAACAAAGCTCAACGAAAACTCCAAACAGCTAAGGACGCACGTAGAACAAATCCGGAAGATCAATACTCATAATGAGGTTCTAAACCGCTGGGAAAAGATGTATGAACTCATAGGTTCCGCGGACGGAAAAAAATACCGCACTTTTGCCCAAGGGATCACCTTCGAGTTGCTGATCGCCCACGCCAATGTCCAGTTGCAGAAGCTTTCCGACCGCTATCTGCTGATCAATAGCGACAATGCCCCTTTGGACCTGTATATCATAGACGATTACCAGGCTGGCGAGATCCGCACAGTGAAAAATCTCTCGGGCGGAGAAAGTTTCATCGTCAGTCTGGCGCTTGCTTTGGGGCTGTCAAAAATGTCCAGCAAAAACGTGAGCATCGATTCCCTCTTTCTTGATGAAGGCTTTGGTTCCCTGGATGAAGACAGCCTGGAAATCGCCATGGAAAACCTTGCCGCTTTAAACAACGAGGGAAAGTTGATCGGTATCATCTCACACGTTGCCGCCATCAAGGACAGGATCACAAACCAGATTCAGGTAATCCCGCAAGCTGGCGGAGTCAGCCAGCTCAAGGGAATTGGGTGCAGAGCCATAGCTGATGCTAATTAG